From Tripterygium wilfordii isolate XIE 37 chromosome 13, ASM1340144v1, whole genome shotgun sequence, the proteins below share one genomic window:
- the LOC120011940 gene encoding 26S proteasome non-ATPase regulatory subunit 1 homolog A has product MATAMVTSAGGLLAMLNETHPLLKQHALSNLNNFVDQFWPEISTSVPIIESLYEDEEFDQHQRQLAALLVSKVFYYLGELNDSLSYALGAGSLFDVSEDSDYVHTLLAKAIDEYASLKTKAAESNDVVNIDPRLEAIVERMLDKCILDGKYQQAMGIAIECRRLDKLEEAITRSDNVHGTLLYCINVSHTFVNRREYRNEVLHLLVKVHQKMPSLDYLSICQCLMFLGEPEGVANILEKLLRSEIKDDALLAFQIAFDLLENEHQAFLLNVRDRLSAPKSQPSEAVQPGSTNPDAAQTENATTPEDVRMTDGTPASTESAHETDPKEVMYAERLTKIKGILSGETAIQLTLQFLYSHNKSDLLILKTIKQSVEMRNSVCHSATIYANAIMHAGTTVDTFLRENLDWLSRATNWAKFSATAGLGVIHRGHLQQGRSLMAPYLPQGGAGGGGSPYSEGGALYALGLIHANHGEGIKQFLRDSLRNTNVEVIQHGACLGLGLAALGTADEDIYDDIKSVLYTDSAVAGEAAGISMGLLMVGTASEKASEMLAYAHETQHEKIIRGLALGIALTVYGREEEADTLIEQMTRDQDPILRYGGMYALALAYRGTANNKAIRQLLHFAVSDVSDDVRRTAVLALGFVLYSEPEQTPRIVSLLSESYNPHVRYGAALAVGISCAGTGLSEAISLLEPLTSDVVDFVRQGALIAMAMVMVQINEASDSRVGSFRRQLEKIILDKHEDTMSKMGAILASGILDAGGRNVTIRLLSKAKHDKITAVVGLAVFSQFWYWYPLIYFISLSFSPTAFIGLNSDLKVPKFEFLSHAKPSLFEYPKPTTVPTTTSAVKLPTAVLSTSAKAKARAKKEADLKANAEKAAAAESSSTGPNTGKGKSSSEKDGDSMQVDSQPEKKAEPEPSFEILINPARVVPAQEKVVKFLEDSRYVPVKLAPSGFVLLRDLRPTEPEVLSLTDSPSSTTTPGGGSATGQQGSASAMAVDEEPQPPQPFEYTS; this is encoded by the exons ATGGCGACGGCAATGGTGACCTCTGCCGGTGGGCTATTGGCGATGCTCAACGAAACTCATCCGTTGCTGAAGCAGCACGCTCTCTCTAACCTAAACAATTTTGTCGACCAGTTCTGGCCTGAGATCTCTACCAGCGTACCCATCAT AGAAAGCTTATATGAAGATGAAGAGTTTGATCAACATCAAAGACAACTTGCTGCATTGCTTGTTTCTAAG GTCTTCTATTACTTGGGCGAACTGAATGATTCATTATCATATGCGCTTGGAGCTGGTTCCCTGTTTGATGTTTCTGAGGATTCTGATTATGTTCACACTCTTCTTG CAAAGGCTATAGATGAATATGCCAGTCTGAAGACCAAGGCTGCAGAGTCAAATGATGTTGTAAACATAGACCCCAGGTTGGAGGCGATTGTGGAGAGAATGCTGGACAA GTGTATTCTTGATGGAAAGTACCAACAAGCCATGGGGATTGCAATTGAATGTCGAAGATTGGACAAGCTTGAGGAAGCAATCACAAGAAGTGATAATGTTCATGGAACACTATTGTACTGTATTAATGTCTCGCACACCTTTGTGAATCGTAGGGAATACCGTAATGAG gttcttcatcttcttgttAAAGTGCATCAGAAAATGCCTTCTCTTGATTATCTGAGCATTTGCCAATGTCTGATGTTCTTGGGTGAACCCGAAGGCGTTGCAAACATATTGGAAAAGCTTCTGCGCTCCGAAATTAAGGACGATGCTCTCCTAGCATTTCAAATTGCCTTTGATCTTTTGGAGAATGAGCATCAGGCTTTTCTTCTAAATGTGAGAGACCGCCTTTCGGCACCAAAGTCTCAACCGTCGGAAGCAGTGCAGCCAGGGTCGACCAATCCAGATGCTGCTCAAACTGAAAATGCAACCACTCCAGAGGATGTTCGAATGACAGATGGGACTCCTGCTTCCACAGAGAGTGCACATGAAACAGATCCAAAAGAAGTGATGTATGCTGAGAGGCTGACCAAAATTAAGGGAATCTTGTCTGGAGAGACAGCAATACAGTTGACGCTACAATTTTTATACAGTCATAACAA GTCGGATCTTCTTATCCTCAAGACAATTAAGCAGTCTGTTGAGATGAGAAATAGTGTCTGTCATAGCGCAACAATTTATGCTAATGCAATTATGCATGCTGGAACAACTGTGGATACATTTCTCAGGGAGAATCTG GACTGGTTGAGCAGAGCCACAAACTGGGCAAAATTTAGTGCAACAGCTGGGCTTGGTGTTATTCACAGAGGCCATCTGCAGCAGGGGAGGTCATTGATGGCACCGTACTTGCCCCAAGGTGgggctggtggtggtggtagtcCCTATTCAGAAGGTGGTGCCCTCTATGCACTGGGTCTCATTCATGCAAACCATGGCGAGGGAATCAAACAATTTCTTCGAGATAGCCTCCGTAACACTAATGTGGAG GTTATTCAACATGGTGCATGTTTAGGTCTTGGTTTGGCAGCTTTAGGAACTGCTGATGAAGATATCTATGATGACATCAAAAGTGTGCTCTATACTGACAGTGCTGTTGCTGGAGAAGCTGCTGGCATCAGTATGGGCCTACTTATGGTTGGAACTGCCAGTGAGAAGGCCAGTGAGATGCTTGCTTATGCTCATGAGACACAGCACGAGAAGATTATTAG AGGTTTAGCATTGGGGATAGCCCTTACTGTCTATGgtagagaagaagaagcagacaCATTAATTGAGCAGATGACTCGGGATCAAGATCCTATTCTGCGATATGGTGGTATGTATGCCCTGGCACTGGCGTACAGGGGAACAGCAAATAACAAGGCCATTCGGCAACTGCTGCACTTTGCCGTATCTGATGTTAGTGACGATGTCAGGAGGACCGCTGTACTAGCACTTGGGTTTGTCCTCTACTCTGAACCTGAGCAG ACCCCTCGAATTGTTTCGCTACTGTCTGAGTCTTACAACCCACACGTTCGATATGGCGCTGCTCTTGCTGTAGGTATCTCTTGTGCGGGCACTGGCCTGAGTGAGGCTATATCATTGCTGGAGCCTCTAACTTCGGATGTTGTAGATTTTGTTCGTCAAGGTGCCCTCATTGCAATGGCAATGGTCATGGTCCAGATAAATGAAGCTAGTGATTCTCGTGTTGGATCGTTTAG GCGGCAATTGGAAAAAATTATTCTCGATAAGCATGAAGACACTATGAGCAAGATGGGAGCAATCCTAGCCTCAGGAATCCTCGATGCTGGTGGAAGGAATGTGACAATTAGGTTGCTTTCCAAGGCAAAACATGATAAAATTACGGCTGTTGTTGGCCTTGCTGTTTTCAGCCAGTTTTGGTACTGGTATCCTCTTATCTATTTCATAAGCCTTTCTTTCTCACCTACGGCTTTTATTGGACTGAATTCTGATCTGAAAGTTCCGAAGTTTGAGTTCTTGTCACATGCCAAACCTTCACTGTTTGAGTATCCAAAACCGACGACTGTGCCTACCACGACCTCGGCTGTAAAACTTCCCACTGCAGTTTTGTCAACATCAGCAAAGGCCAAAGCTAGGGCCAAGAAAGAAGCAGACCTGAAGGCTAATGCTGAAAAGGCAGCAGCAGCGGAGTCTTCATCCACTGGTCCAAATACTGGAAAAGGAAAATCATCTAGCGAGAAAGATGGAGACTCCATGCAG GTTGATAGCCAGCCAGAGAAGAAGGCAGAGCCTGAGCcttcttttgaaattttgatcaACCCAGCCAGGGTGGTTCCGGCGCAGGAGAAAGTTGTTAAATTTCTAGAAGACAGCAGATATGTGCCGGTGAAGTTGGCACCTTCAGGGTTTGTCCTCCTAAGAGACTTGCGACCTACTGAGCCCGAGGTGCTTTCTCTTACAGATTCACCTTCGTCTACCACAACCCCTGGTGGTGGATCAGCTACAGGACAACAGGGTTCTGCGTCGGCCATGGCTGTCGACGAGGAACCTCAGCCTCCTCAGCCCTTTGAGTACACATCATGA
- the LOC120011941 gene encoding cyclin-dependent kinase inhibitor 5-like, whose amino-acid sequence MGKYIRKVKTAGEIAVMEVSQTLGVSTRARTLALQRLQKSSPPPSDGGSYLQLRSRRLQKPTILVDSKREKPNPRRNANLKSNSKAKSGSRGLVQKKGSSRKNVGEVVQKGKVEGHTGDGKDLGAETSFGENRLEIEGRERNTRESTPCSLIRDPDAIRTPGSSTRPTSSTEANRRRQNSISRHIPTAHDMDDFFSGAEEEQQRQFVEKYNFDPVNDKPLPGQYEWEKLDP is encoded by the exons ATGGGAAAGTACATAAGGAAGGTCAAAACGGCAGGCGAGATTGCTGTAATGGAGGTCTCTCAGACATTGGGAGTCAGCACCAGAGCCAGGACTCTCGCCCTTCAGCGTCTACAGAAATCATCTCCGCCTCCTTCCGATGGGGGATCCTACTTGCAGCTGCGCAGCCGCCGCCTTCAGAAGCCGACGATTCTGGTTGACTCGAAGAGGGAAAAGCCTAACCCTAGGCGTAATGCAAACCTGAAATCGAATTCTAAGGCTAAGTCCGGGTCGCGTGGATTGGTTCAAAAGAAAGGGTCGAGTAGGAAAAATGTTGGCGAGGTGGTTCAAAAAGGGAAGGTTGAAGGTCATACCGGTGACGGCAAGGATTTGGGTGCCGAGACTTCGTTTGGAGAGAATCGTTTGGAGATTGAAGGTAGAGAAag GAACACTAGGGAATCCACTCCATGCAGTTTGATTAGGGACCCAGATGCTATACGAACCCCTGGTTCTAGTACTAGGCCCACCAGCTCCACAGAAGCCAATAGGAGAAGGCAGAACTCAATAAGTAGACACATCCCAACAGCACATGATATGGACGACTTCTTTTCTGGGGCAGAAGAAGAACAGCAAAGACAATTTGTTGAGAA GTACAACTTTGATCCAGTGAATGACAAACCACTCCCAGGACAATACGAATGGGAGAAATTGGATCCATAG
- the LOC120013072 gene encoding transcriptional corepressor LEUNIG_HOMOLOG-like isoform X1 has protein sequence MAQSNWEADKMLDVYIYDYLVKKKLHNTAKSFMNEGKVSPDPVAIDAPGGFLFEWWSVFWDIFITRTNDKHSESAAAYIEAQQIKAKEQQLQMQQLQLMRQAQFQRRDPNHPNLGGPLNAVNYDGMLSQSNASALAAKMYEDRMKHSNSVDFDTSQPLLDARMALLKSAGSHPGKLVQGNPVSVTAALQQMQSTQQTTDIKGEVNLGTTNRSLPMDPSSIYGQGIMQSKPGIGSTGLSPGSGGLPLKGWPLTGIEQIRPTLGAQVQRPFLQLQGTSQFQLLPQQQQQQLLAQAQGQNNLGSSPVYGDMNAGRFRGLPRGTLNAKDSQPNVNDGSIGSPMQSTSSKMNAPHMLQSSSQQQDPLQQQQSQKNNRKRKGASSSGPATSTGTGNTVGPSQNSQPSTPSTHTPGDGVAIAGNLQHGSNMSKGSMMFAADGAAALASSTNLEDLEHFADVGSLDDNVESFLSHDDGDGRDVFGNPSEYNAEASKGFSFSEVGSIRKSNGKVVCCHFSTDGKLLASAGHEKKVVIWNMETLQTEFTQEEHTHIITDVRFRPNSTQLATSSFDASVRLWDAAEPRYSLQTYTGHTSHVMSLDFHPNKNDLFCSCDGNNEIRFWSISQYSCTRISKALSLVNQGATAQVRFQPRLGHLLAAAAENVVGIFDVETDRQTLTLRGHSSQVNSICWDANGDYLASVSQECVKVWSLTSGDCVHEVNASGNKFHSCVFHPSYSSLLVIGGYQSLEVWSMADNKFLTVPAHECVIAALAQSPLTGMVASASHDKSVKIWK, from the exons ATGGCACAAAGTAATTGGGAAGCTGATAAGAT GCTTGATGTATACATTTATGATTACTTAGTGAAGAAAAAATTGCACAACACTGCAAAGTCCTTCATGAACGAAGGGAAAGTCTCCCCAGATCCAGTTG CAATTGATGCTCCAGGGGGTTTCCTTTTTGAATGGTGGTCTGTCTTTTGGGACATTTTTATTACGAGGACAAATGATAAACATTCAGAGTCTGCAGCTGCTTACATTGAG GCACAACAAATCAAAGCTAAAGAGCAGCAACTGCAAATGCAACAGCTGCAATTAATGCGTCAAGCTCAGTTTCAGCGAAGGGATCCTAATCATCCAAACCTGGGTGGTCCCTTAAATGCTGTTAATTATGATGGAATGCTGAGCCAGTCAAATGCCAGTGCATTGGCTGCAAAGATGTATGAGGACCGCATGAAACACTCTAATTCAGTGGATTTTGATACATCTCAACCGCTACTAGATGCTAGGATGGCCCTTCTAAAATCTGCAGGAAGCCATCCTGG TAAGTTGGTCCAAGGAAATCCTGTAAGTGTGACTGCAGCATTGCAACAAATGCAATCTACTCAACAGACCACT GACATTAAAGGTGAAGTGAACTTGGGTACCACAAATAGATCTTTGCCTATGGATCCTTCCTCAATTTATGGGCAGGGAATCATGCAATCAAAACCTGGGATTGGAAGTACAG GATTGAGCCCCGGATCTGGCGGACTTCCATTGAAAGGGTGGCCTTTAACT GGCATTGAACAAATTAGGCCAACTTTGGGAGCGCAAGTTCAAAGGCCATTTCTACAATTACAAGGCACCAGCCAGTTTCAGCTTTTGCCacagcaacagcagcagcagcttttAGCACAGGCCCAGGGACAAAATAATCTAGGTAGTTCACCAGTCTATGGAGATATGAATGCCggaaggtttaggggattgccTAGGGGTACTTTGAATGCAAAAGACAGCCAACCAAATGTAAATGACGGATCTATAGGTTCTCCAATGCAATCAACTTCATCAAAG ATGAACGCGCCGCATATGCTACAATCATCCTCTCAACAACAAGACCCTTTACAACAGCAACAGTCGCAAAAG AATAACCGAAAACGGAAGGGAGCTTCATCATCAGGACCAGCTACTAGTACTGGTACAGGAAACACAGTAGGTCCTTCTCAGAACTCTCAACCATCTACTCCATCGACTCATACTCCTGGGGATGGTGTTGCTATCGCTGGCAATTTGCAGCATGGCAGTAACATGTCAAAAGGTTCAATGATGTTTGCTGCTGATGGAGCTGCTGCTCTTGCATCATCAACAAATCTG GAAGACTTGGAACATTTTGCAGATGTTGGTTCCTTGGACGATAATGTGGAATCTTTTCTCTCacatgatgatggtgatggaaGGGATGTGTTTGGCAACCCATCTGAATATAATGCTGAAGCCTCAAAGG GTTTTAGCTTCAGCGAAGTTGGTTCTATACGTAAAAGCAATGGTAAAGTTGTCTGCTGTCATTTCTCTACAGATGGGAAGTTATTGGCTAGTGCTGGGCATGAAAAGAAG GTGGTTATTTGGAACATGGAAACTCTGCAAACTGAGTTCACTCAAGAAGAACATACTCATATAATCACTGATGTTCGTTTCAGACCAAATTCAACTCAACTTGCAACATCGTCGTTTGATGCAAGTGTACGACTCTGGGATGCTGCAGAG CCAAGGTATTCGTTGCAGACATATACAGGACATACATCACATGTGATGTCACTGGACTTCCATCCCAACAAGAATGATCTTTTCTGCTCTTGTGATGGTAACAATGAGATTCGCTTCTGGAGTATCAGTCAGTATTCTTGCACCCGCATATCAAAG GCACTTTCCTTGGTGAATCAGGGAGCTACTGCACAAGTGAGATTTCAACCCAGACTTGGACACCTACTGGCTGCCGCAGCAGAGAATGTTGTGGGCATCTTTGATGTTGAGACTGATAGACAGACGCTCACACTAAGG ggCCATTCCTCACAGGTTAATTCCATTTGCTGGGACGCAAATGGAGATTATTTGGCATCTGTTAGTCAAGAATGTGTCAAAGTTTGGTCATTGACCTCAGGAGACTGTGTCCATGAAGTTAATGCCAGTGGAAACAAATTCCATTCATGTGTTTTCCATCCAAGCTATTCCTCTCTTTTGGTAATAGGGGGCTACCAG TCATTGGAGGTGTGGAGCATGGCTGACAACAAGTTCCTGACAGTTCCAGCGCATGAATGCGTGATAGCAGCTCTGGCACAGTCACCATTAACGGGCATGGTTGCCTCTGCGAGTCACGACAAATCTGTTAAGATCTGGAAATGA
- the LOC120013072 gene encoding transcriptional corepressor LEUNIG_HOMOLOG-like isoform X3, with protein MAQSNWEADKMLDVYIYDYLVKKKLHNTAKSFMNEGKVSPDPVAIDAPGGFLFEWWSVFWDIFITRTNDKHSESAAAYIEAQQIKAKEQQLQMQQLQLMRQAQFQRRDPNHPNLGGPLNAVNYDGMLSQSNASALAAKMYEDRMKHSNSVDFDTSQPLLDARMALLKSAGSHPGKLVQGNPDIKGEVNLGTTNRSLPMDPSSIYGQGIMQSKPGIGSTGLSPGSGGLPLKGWPLTGIEQIRPTLGAQVQRPFLQLQGTSQFQLLPQQQQQQLLAQAQGQNNLGSSPVYGDMNAGRFRGLPRGTLNAKDSQPNVNDGSIGSPMQSTSSKMNAPHMLQSSSQQQDPLQQQQSQKNNRKRKGASSSGPATSTGTGNTVGPSQNSQPSTPSTHTPGDGVAIAGNLQHGSNMSKGSMMFAADGAAALASSTNLEDLEHFADVGSLDDNVESFLSHDDGDGRDVFGNPSEYNAEASKGFSFSEVGSIRKSNGKVVCCHFSTDGKLLASAGHEKKVVIWNMETLQTEFTQEEHTHIITDVRFRPNSTQLATSSFDASVRLWDAAEPRYSLQTYTGHTSHVMSLDFHPNKNDLFCSCDGNNEIRFWSISQYSCTRISKALSLVNQGATAQVRFQPRLGHLLAAAAENVVGIFDVETDRQTLTLRGHSSQVNSICWDANGDYLASVSQECVKVWSLTSGDCVHEVNASGNKFHSCVFHPSYSSLLVIGGYQSLEVWSMADNKFLTVPAHECVIAALAQSPLTGMVASASHDKSVKIWK; from the exons ATGGCACAAAGTAATTGGGAAGCTGATAAGAT GCTTGATGTATACATTTATGATTACTTAGTGAAGAAAAAATTGCACAACACTGCAAAGTCCTTCATGAACGAAGGGAAAGTCTCCCCAGATCCAGTTG CAATTGATGCTCCAGGGGGTTTCCTTTTTGAATGGTGGTCTGTCTTTTGGGACATTTTTATTACGAGGACAAATGATAAACATTCAGAGTCTGCAGCTGCTTACATTGAG GCACAACAAATCAAAGCTAAAGAGCAGCAACTGCAAATGCAACAGCTGCAATTAATGCGTCAAGCTCAGTTTCAGCGAAGGGATCCTAATCATCCAAACCTGGGTGGTCCCTTAAATGCTGTTAATTATGATGGAATGCTGAGCCAGTCAAATGCCAGTGCATTGGCTGCAAAGATGTATGAGGACCGCATGAAACACTCTAATTCAGTGGATTTTGATACATCTCAACCGCTACTAGATGCTAGGATGGCCCTTCTAAAATCTGCAGGAAGCCATCCTGG TAAGTTGGTCCAAGGAAATCCT GACATTAAAGGTGAAGTGAACTTGGGTACCACAAATAGATCTTTGCCTATGGATCCTTCCTCAATTTATGGGCAGGGAATCATGCAATCAAAACCTGGGATTGGAAGTACAG GATTGAGCCCCGGATCTGGCGGACTTCCATTGAAAGGGTGGCCTTTAACT GGCATTGAACAAATTAGGCCAACTTTGGGAGCGCAAGTTCAAAGGCCATTTCTACAATTACAAGGCACCAGCCAGTTTCAGCTTTTGCCacagcaacagcagcagcagcttttAGCACAGGCCCAGGGACAAAATAATCTAGGTAGTTCACCAGTCTATGGAGATATGAATGCCggaaggtttaggggattgccTAGGGGTACTTTGAATGCAAAAGACAGCCAACCAAATGTAAATGACGGATCTATAGGTTCTCCAATGCAATCAACTTCATCAAAG ATGAACGCGCCGCATATGCTACAATCATCCTCTCAACAACAAGACCCTTTACAACAGCAACAGTCGCAAAAG AATAACCGAAAACGGAAGGGAGCTTCATCATCAGGACCAGCTACTAGTACTGGTACAGGAAACACAGTAGGTCCTTCTCAGAACTCTCAACCATCTACTCCATCGACTCATACTCCTGGGGATGGTGTTGCTATCGCTGGCAATTTGCAGCATGGCAGTAACATGTCAAAAGGTTCAATGATGTTTGCTGCTGATGGAGCTGCTGCTCTTGCATCATCAACAAATCTG GAAGACTTGGAACATTTTGCAGATGTTGGTTCCTTGGACGATAATGTGGAATCTTTTCTCTCacatgatgatggtgatggaaGGGATGTGTTTGGCAACCCATCTGAATATAATGCTGAAGCCTCAAAGG GTTTTAGCTTCAGCGAAGTTGGTTCTATACGTAAAAGCAATGGTAAAGTTGTCTGCTGTCATTTCTCTACAGATGGGAAGTTATTGGCTAGTGCTGGGCATGAAAAGAAG GTGGTTATTTGGAACATGGAAACTCTGCAAACTGAGTTCACTCAAGAAGAACATACTCATATAATCACTGATGTTCGTTTCAGACCAAATTCAACTCAACTTGCAACATCGTCGTTTGATGCAAGTGTACGACTCTGGGATGCTGCAGAG CCAAGGTATTCGTTGCAGACATATACAGGACATACATCACATGTGATGTCACTGGACTTCCATCCCAACAAGAATGATCTTTTCTGCTCTTGTGATGGTAACAATGAGATTCGCTTCTGGAGTATCAGTCAGTATTCTTGCACCCGCATATCAAAG GCACTTTCCTTGGTGAATCAGGGAGCTACTGCACAAGTGAGATTTCAACCCAGACTTGGACACCTACTGGCTGCCGCAGCAGAGAATGTTGTGGGCATCTTTGATGTTGAGACTGATAGACAGACGCTCACACTAAGG ggCCATTCCTCACAGGTTAATTCCATTTGCTGGGACGCAAATGGAGATTATTTGGCATCTGTTAGTCAAGAATGTGTCAAAGTTTGGTCATTGACCTCAGGAGACTGTGTCCATGAAGTTAATGCCAGTGGAAACAAATTCCATTCATGTGTTTTCCATCCAAGCTATTCCTCTCTTTTGGTAATAGGGGGCTACCAG TCATTGGAGGTGTGGAGCATGGCTGACAACAAGTTCCTGACAGTTCCAGCGCATGAATGCGTGATAGCAGCTCTGGCACAGTCACCATTAACGGGCATGGTTGCCTCTGCGAGTCACGACAAATCTGTTAAGATCTGGAAATGA
- the LOC120013072 gene encoding transcriptional corepressor LEUNIG_HOMOLOG-like isoform X2 has product MAQSNWEADKMLDVYIYDYLVKKKLHNTAKSFMNEGKVSPDPVAIDAPGGFLFEWWSVFWDIFITRTNDKHSESAAAYIEAQQIKAKEQQLQMQQLQLMRQAQFQRRDPNHPNLGGPLNAVNYDGMLSQSNASALAAKMYEDRMKHSNSVDFDTSQPLLDARMALLKSAGSHPGKLVQGNPVSVTAALQQMQSTQQTTDIKGEVNLGTTNRSLPMDPSSIYGQGIMQSKPGIGSTGLSPGSGGLPLKGWPLTGIEQIRPTLGAQVQRPFLQLQGTSQFQLLPQQQQQQLLAQAQGQNNLGSSPVYGDMNAGRFRGLPRGTLNAKDSQPNVNDGSIGSPMQSTSSKMNAPHMLQSSSQQQDPLQQQQSQKNNRKRKGASSSGPATSTGTGNTVGPSQNSQPSTPSTHTPGDGVAIAGNLQHGSNMSKGSMMFAADGAAALASSTNLEDLEHFADVGSLDDNVESFLSHDDGDGRDVFGNPSEYNAEASKGFSFSEVGSIRKSNGKVVCCHFSTDGKLLASAGHEKKVVIWNMETLQTEFTQEEHTHIITDVRFRPNSTQLATSSFDASVRLWDAAEPRYSLQTYTGHTSHVMSLDFHPNKNDLFCSCDGNNEIRFWSISQYSCTRISKGATAQVRFQPRLGHLLAAAAENVVGIFDVETDRQTLTLRGHSSQVNSICWDANGDYLASVSQECVKVWSLTSGDCVHEVNASGNKFHSCVFHPSYSSLLVIGGYQSLEVWSMADNKFLTVPAHECVIAALAQSPLTGMVASASHDKSVKIWK; this is encoded by the exons ATGGCACAAAGTAATTGGGAAGCTGATAAGAT GCTTGATGTATACATTTATGATTACTTAGTGAAGAAAAAATTGCACAACACTGCAAAGTCCTTCATGAACGAAGGGAAAGTCTCCCCAGATCCAGTTG CAATTGATGCTCCAGGGGGTTTCCTTTTTGAATGGTGGTCTGTCTTTTGGGACATTTTTATTACGAGGACAAATGATAAACATTCAGAGTCTGCAGCTGCTTACATTGAG GCACAACAAATCAAAGCTAAAGAGCAGCAACTGCAAATGCAACAGCTGCAATTAATGCGTCAAGCTCAGTTTCAGCGAAGGGATCCTAATCATCCAAACCTGGGTGGTCCCTTAAATGCTGTTAATTATGATGGAATGCTGAGCCAGTCAAATGCCAGTGCATTGGCTGCAAAGATGTATGAGGACCGCATGAAACACTCTAATTCAGTGGATTTTGATACATCTCAACCGCTACTAGATGCTAGGATGGCCCTTCTAAAATCTGCAGGAAGCCATCCTGG TAAGTTGGTCCAAGGAAATCCTGTAAGTGTGACTGCAGCATTGCAACAAATGCAATCTACTCAACAGACCACT GACATTAAAGGTGAAGTGAACTTGGGTACCACAAATAGATCTTTGCCTATGGATCCTTCCTCAATTTATGGGCAGGGAATCATGCAATCAAAACCTGGGATTGGAAGTACAG GATTGAGCCCCGGATCTGGCGGACTTCCATTGAAAGGGTGGCCTTTAACT GGCATTGAACAAATTAGGCCAACTTTGGGAGCGCAAGTTCAAAGGCCATTTCTACAATTACAAGGCACCAGCCAGTTTCAGCTTTTGCCacagcaacagcagcagcagcttttAGCACAGGCCCAGGGACAAAATAATCTAGGTAGTTCACCAGTCTATGGAGATATGAATGCCggaaggtttaggggattgccTAGGGGTACTTTGAATGCAAAAGACAGCCAACCAAATGTAAATGACGGATCTATAGGTTCTCCAATGCAATCAACTTCATCAAAG ATGAACGCGCCGCATATGCTACAATCATCCTCTCAACAACAAGACCCTTTACAACAGCAACAGTCGCAAAAG AATAACCGAAAACGGAAGGGAGCTTCATCATCAGGACCAGCTACTAGTACTGGTACAGGAAACACAGTAGGTCCTTCTCAGAACTCTCAACCATCTACTCCATCGACTCATACTCCTGGGGATGGTGTTGCTATCGCTGGCAATTTGCAGCATGGCAGTAACATGTCAAAAGGTTCAATGATGTTTGCTGCTGATGGAGCTGCTGCTCTTGCATCATCAACAAATCTG GAAGACTTGGAACATTTTGCAGATGTTGGTTCCTTGGACGATAATGTGGAATCTTTTCTCTCacatgatgatggtgatggaaGGGATGTGTTTGGCAACCCATCTGAATATAATGCTGAAGCCTCAAAGG GTTTTAGCTTCAGCGAAGTTGGTTCTATACGTAAAAGCAATGGTAAAGTTGTCTGCTGTCATTTCTCTACAGATGGGAAGTTATTGGCTAGTGCTGGGCATGAAAAGAAG GTGGTTATTTGGAACATGGAAACTCTGCAAACTGAGTTCACTCAAGAAGAACATACTCATATAATCACTGATGTTCGTTTCAGACCAAATTCAACTCAACTTGCAACATCGTCGTTTGATGCAAGTGTACGACTCTGGGATGCTGCAGAG CCAAGGTATTCGTTGCAGACATATACAGGACATACATCACATGTGATGTCACTGGACTTCCATCCCAACAAGAATGATCTTTTCTGCTCTTGTGATGGTAACAATGAGATTCGCTTCTGGAGTATCAGTCAGTATTCTTGCACCCGCATATCAAAG GGAGCTACTGCACAAGTGAGATTTCAACCCAGACTTGGACACCTACTGGCTGCCGCAGCAGAGAATGTTGTGGGCATCTTTGATGTTGAGACTGATAGACAGACGCTCACACTAAGG ggCCATTCCTCACAGGTTAATTCCATTTGCTGGGACGCAAATGGAGATTATTTGGCATCTGTTAGTCAAGAATGTGTCAAAGTTTGGTCATTGACCTCAGGAGACTGTGTCCATGAAGTTAATGCCAGTGGAAACAAATTCCATTCATGTGTTTTCCATCCAAGCTATTCCTCTCTTTTGGTAATAGGGGGCTACCAG TCATTGGAGGTGTGGAGCATGGCTGACAACAAGTTCCTGACAGTTCCAGCGCATGAATGCGTGATAGCAGCTCTGGCACAGTCACCATTAACGGGCATGGTTGCCTCTGCGAGTCACGACAAATCTGTTAAGATCTGGAAATGA